From the Mesoaciditoga lauensis cd-1655R = DSM 25116 genome, the window TATACCATTCAATGGTCTTGTTGAAGAAGAGTTGAAAAAATTTTCAAGGGAAAAATCTTCCGCCATTGTATTCGGATTTCCAGAAAAGAACGGCGATAAGCTTTACAACTCTTCGATGTTACTCTTACCTAACGGGAAAAGGCGAGTATACAGAAAAACGCACCTGTTCTTTGAAGAAAAACTCTTTTTTGAGCCTGGGAATACGGGGTTTTTCGTTGAAGAATTCAGAGGGGTGAAAATTGGGCTTGCCATTTGTTTCGATTGGTTTTTTCCAGAGAGTTTCAGAACGCTTGCTCTAATGGGAGCAGACATCATAGCGCATAGTGCCAATTTGGTAATGCCATATTGTCAAGACTCAAACGTTTACGCTTCTTTGCAAAACAGGGTGTACATTGCGACGGCAAACCGATGGGGAAAGGACGAAAACGGCACAAGAAGTCTTGAATTCACGGGAAAAAGTCAAATTACATCTCCAAACG encodes:
- a CDS encoding nitrilase-related carbon-nitrogen hydrolase, with the translated sequence MRIGVLQFKPILFDVEGNLKKALDLMKDFRGDLLILPELAFSGYLFNSKSEIEKLIPFNGLVEEELKKFSREKSSAIVFGFPEKNGDKLYNSSMLLLPNGKRRVYRKTHLFFEEKLFFEPGNTGFFVEEFRGVKIGLAICFDWFFPESFRTLALMGADIIAHSANLVMPYCQDSNVYASLQNRVYIATANRWGKDENGTRSLEFTGKSQITSPNGKIMARAPEAKDVILEADIDISASRDKHLNSMNDIFKDRRPGFYTM